Part of the Juglans regia cultivar Chandler chromosome 14, Walnut 2.0, whole genome shotgun sequence genome, ATAAATGGGGAAACAGGTTTGAgaacataaataatatagaaagaAATTGACCACTTTTTACCCATGTTTATCCTCAAGTTGTGTGCTCTATCAAACGTTGATTTTACTGGTTTTCTTGATAACTAGTTCAGAGATTATTGTATTCACTAAGTTTCTGGTGATGATCCAATGCAGATGGTCAAGAATTGCCCGTAAATTACCTGGGCGTACAGATAACGAGATTAAGAATTACTGGAGAACTCATATGAGGAAGAAGGCTCAAGAGAAGAAACTGGCTGTGTCTCCACCACCATCATCTTGTACTTCTCATTTGTCATCAGCAAGTAATCCTGCTGTGGATTCGTCGCCCTTCCCACAGACTGGAGCAGAGAGCTTTTCTGAAAAACGAGGTGCTCGAATCATAGCTTCAGCAGAAAAGCAGAAGAATGAAGAGAAAGTGGGGGAAAGTGGATACTCAATGGATTATATATGGAAAGATGAAGCTGGAGAAGAGAGCTTTCAAGAAACAGGAGCTCCTAAGGTAATAGCTGTGGATTGTCTGCCCTTCCCACAGACTGGAGCAGAGAGCTTTTATGACACTGGAGGTCTCCCTGTCATAGCTCCAGCAGAAAAGCAGA contains:
- the LOC108980459 gene encoding transcription factor MYB48-like isoform X2 produces the protein MHPGLKRGKMTPHEERLVLELHDKWGNRWSRIARKLPGRTDNEIKNYWRTHMRKKAQEKKLAVSPPPSSCTSHLSSASNPAVDSSPFPQTGAESFSEKRGARIIASAEKQKNEEKVGESGYSMDYIWKDEAGEESFQETGAPKVIAVDCLPFPQTGAESFYDTGGLPVIAPAEKQNEEKAGENGYSMDDIWKDIALSEENNIKPANDSYGEEVRSFSPPPLASPPWEFWLDSLWRFDEEESKMYPPMGDQFFPFYEYGRASLTG